In one window of Vanrija pseudolonga chromosome 5, complete sequence DNA:
- the rpc6_1 gene encoding putative DNA-directed RNA polymerase III subunit rpc6 translates to MSAKLSSVEQKVYNKVMASKKKAMTLPQIEAAIPGLSKKELNTAINNIVKFKLFAPTKSNEGAVIFHAVAVEAAKKQNTLTIEQQFVLGIIEKAGNKGISKSMTSLQVNPDVMPRSQVLKCVDSLEKLGLIKSFKSVNGPITPLFILANLNPPEDIAGGIWFDESKEYDSAFVDTLKEVVLGFVTNKTFPNQKGKDSISKLVANPIHPIGKTPALPTPEQVLRYILATKVTSAALSVKNVMEIARALELDGLIEAIKPVGGVSVEQRYESDSDGEPAPKRRRAKDSDDEIDPEERARRERKNREKLKAKLKEKKREEKRREKEKKARAKEKEKEKRRKEKEKEKRRKEKDRKRKERDQKKKGKSKESKYIDSDDEPLRELDDSSPVAPKRKRVIESGSESDPISSDSDTDSSSDSDTDSDSDSDSDVSSVASEDIDSGHISLKPKSSTVGISANPFFSSDGSNTLIDLDDQAVVYRATRRLTIPLGQMQAPCGGCPQFNFCEEDGPVNPSGCSYFSDWLSGTNGGWTAEVKAEKAAKAAEEEKARRRALAEANGEPDPEQVNGDETVLYEEGVYEEGGEYEEGDYAEEEDYEENGDLNF, encoded by the exons ATGTCGGCTAAGCTCTCCAGCGTGGAGCAGAAGGTCTACAACAAGGTCATGGCTTCCAAGAAGAAG GCCATGACCTTGCCTCAGATCGAGGCTGCCATCCCCGGACTGTCCAAGAAGGAGCTCAACACTGCCATCAACAACATTGTCAAGTTt AAACTGTTCGCGCCTACCAAGAGCAATGAGGGCGCGGTCATCTTCCATGCAGTTGCTGTCGAAGCGGCGAAGAa GCAGAATACCCTGACGATCGAGCAACAGTTTGTGTTGGGCATCATCGAGAAGGCCGGCAACAAGG GTATTTCCAAGAGCATGACCTCGTTGCAAGTCAACCCGGACGTCATGCCCCGTTCCCAGGTCTTAAAGTGCGTGGACTCGCTTGAGAAGCTCGGTCTCATCAAGTCGTTCAAGAGCGTAAAC GGCCCCATCACTCCATTGTTCATCCTGGCCAATTTGAACCCTCCAGAGGACATTGCTGGTGGCATCTGGTTCGACGAGAGCAAGGAGTACGATTCAGCCTTTGTCGACACGCTGAAGGAAGTCGTGCTCGGCTTTGTGACGAACAAG ACTTTCCCCAACCAGAAGGGCAAGGATTCCATCTCAAAGCTTGTCGCCAACCCTATCCACCCCATCGGCAAGACGCCTGCGCTCCCTACGCCGGAACAAGTGCTTCGCTACATCCTCGCCACCAAGGTTACAAGCGCCGCACTCAGCGTGAAGAACGTAATGGAAATTGCCCGTGCTCTCGAACTTGACGGTCTCATTGAAGCTATCaagcccgtcggcggcgtctcCGTCGAGCAGCGCTACGAGTCGGACTCGGACGGAGAGCCAGCAcccaagcgccgccgagccaagGACTCTGACGACGAGATAGACCCCGAGGAGCGCGCACGACGGGAGCGCAAGAACCGAGAAaagctcaaggccaagctaaaggagaagaagcgtgaggagaagcgccgcgagaaggagaagaaggcacGCGCGAAGGAGAAAGAGAAGGAGAAGCGTCGCAAAGAaaaggagaaggagaagcgccgcaaggagaaggaccGCAAGAGGAAGGAGAGGGAtcagaagaagaagggcaaaTCCAAGGAGTCAAAG TACATTGACTCTGACGATGAGCCCCTCCGTGAGCTTGACGACTCTAGCCCCGTGGCACCCAAGCGCAAGCGTGTCATCGAGTCTGGCTCCGAGTCAGACCCAATCtcctccgactcggacaCGGACAGCTCGTCTGACTCGGACACCGATTCTGATTCCGATTCCGACTCGGACGTCTCGTCGGTTGCATCTGAAGACATTGACTCGGGCCACATTTCACTCAAGCCCAAGTCGTCGACCGTTGGTATCTCGGCGAACCCATTCTTCTCAAGCGACGGCTCCAACACCCTCATCGATCTCGACGACCAGGCTGTGGTTTACCGCGCCACCCGCCGTCTGACCATCCCCCTTGGCCAGATGCAGGCCCCGTGCGGCGGCTGCCCGCAATTCAACTTTTGTGAAGAGGACGGCCCCGTCAACCCGTCGGGCTGCTCGTACTTCTCGGACTGGCTCTCCGGCACCAACGGTGGCTGGACTGCAGAAGTCAAGGCGGAGAAggctgccaaggccgccgaggaggagaaggctcgccgccgtgccctcgccgaggccaacggcgAACCCGACCCAGAACAGGTCAACGGGGACGAGACCGTGCTCTACGAGGAGGGCGTGTatgaggagggcggcgagtaCGAGGAGGGTGActacgccgaggaggaggactaTGAGGAGAACGGCGACCTGAACTTCTAG
- the rpc6_1 gene encoding putative DNA-directed RNA polymerase III subunit rpc6, with the protein MSAKLSSVEQKVYNKVMASKKKAMTLPQIEAAIPGLSKKELNTAINNIVKFKLFAPTKSNEGAVIFHAVAVEAAKKQNTLTIEQQFVLGIIEKAGNKGISKSMTSLQVNPDVMPRSQVLKCVDSLEKLGLIKSFKSVNVGFSGVKAGADEQGPITPLFILANLNPPEDIAGGIWFDESKEYDSAFVDTLKEVVLGFVTNKTFPNQKGKDSISKLVANPIHPIGKTPALPTPEQVLRYILATKVTSAALSVKNVMEIARALELDGLIEAIKPVGGVSVEQRYESDSDGEPAPKRRRAKDSDDEIDPEERARRERKNREKLKAKLKEKKREEKRREKEKKARAKEKEKEKRRKEKEKEKRRKEKDRKRKERDQKKKGKSKESKYIDSDDEPLRELDDSSPVAPKRKRVIESGSESDPISSDSDTDSSSDSDTDSDSDSDSDVSSVASEDIDSGHISLKPKSSTVGISANPFFSSDGSNTLIDLDDQAVVYRATRRLTIPLGQMQAPCGGCPQFNFCEEDGPVNPSGCSYFSDWLSGTNGGWTAEVKAEKAAKAAEEEKARRRALAEANGEPDPEQVNGDETVLYEEGVYEEGGEYEEGDYAEEEDYEENGDLNF; encoded by the exons ATGTCGGCTAAGCTCTCCAGCGTGGAGCAGAAGGTCTACAACAAGGTCATGGCTTCCAAGAAGAAG GCCATGACCTTGCCTCAGATCGAGGCTGCCATCCCCGGACTGTCCAAGAAGGAGCTCAACACTGCCATCAACAACATTGTCAAGTTt AAACTGTTCGCGCCTACCAAGAGCAATGAGGGCGCGGTCATCTTCCATGCAGTTGCTGTCGAAGCGGCGAAGAa GCAGAATACCCTGACGATCGAGCAACAGTTTGTGTTGGGCATCATCGAGAAGGCCGGCAACAAGG GTATTTCCAAGAGCATGACCTCGTTGCAAGTCAACCCGGACGTCATGCCCCGTTCCCAGGTCTTAAAGTGCGTGGACTCGCTTGAGAAGCTCGGTCTCATCAAGTCGTTCAAGAGCGTAAACGTGGGTTTCAGCGGTGTGAAGGCAGGTGCTGATGAACAGGGCCCCATCACTCCATTGTTCATCCTGGCCAATTTGAACCCTCCAGAGGACATTGCTGGTGGCATCTGGTTCGACGAGAGCAAGGAGTACGATTCAGCCTTTGTCGACACGCTGAAGGAAGTCGTGCTCGGCTTTGTGACGAACAAG ACTTTCCCCAACCAGAAGGGCAAGGATTCCATCTCAAAGCTTGTCGCCAACCCTATCCACCCCATCGGCAAGACGCCTGCGCTCCCTACGCCGGAACAAGTGCTTCGCTACATCCTCGCCACCAAGGTTACAAGCGCCGCACTCAGCGTGAAGAACGTAATGGAAATTGCCCGTGCTCTCGAACTTGACGGTCTCATTGAAGCTATCaagcccgtcggcggcgtctcCGTCGAGCAGCGCTACGAGTCGGACTCGGACGGAGAGCCAGCAcccaagcgccgccgagccaagGACTCTGACGACGAGATAGACCCCGAGGAGCGCGCACGACGGGAGCGCAAGAACCGAGAAaagctcaaggccaagctaaaggagaagaagcgtgaggagaagcgccgcgagaaggagaagaaggcacGCGCGAAGGAGAAAGAGAAGGAGAAGCGTCGCAAAGAaaaggagaaggagaagcgccgcaaggagaaggaccGCAAGAGGAAGGAGAGGGAtcagaagaagaagggcaaaTCCAAGGAGTCAAAG TACATTGACTCTGACGATGAGCCCCTCCGTGAGCTTGACGACTCTAGCCCCGTGGCACCCAAGCGCAAGCGTGTCATCGAGTCTGGCTCCGAGTCAGACCCAATCtcctccgactcggacaCGGACAGCTCGTCTGACTCGGACACCGATTCTGATTCCGATTCCGACTCGGACGTCTCGTCGGTTGCATCTGAAGACATTGACTCGGGCCACATTTCACTCAAGCCCAAGTCGTCGACCGTTGGTATCTCGGCGAACCCATTCTTCTCAAGCGACGGCTCCAACACCCTCATCGATCTCGACGACCAGGCTGTGGTTTACCGCGCCACCCGCCGTCTGACCATCCCCCTTGGCCAGATGCAGGCCCCGTGCGGCGGCTGCCCGCAATTCAACTTTTGTGAAGAGGACGGCCCCGTCAACCCGTCGGGCTGCTCGTACTTCTCGGACTGGCTCTCCGGCACCAACGGTGGCTGGACTGCAGAAGTCAAGGCGGAGAAggctgccaaggccgccgaggaggagaaggctcgccgccgtgccctcgccgaggccaacggcgAACCCGACCCAGAACAGGTCAACGGGGACGAGACCGTGCTCTACGAGGAGGGCGTGTatgaggagggcggcgagtaCGAGGAGGGTGActacgccgaggaggaggactaTGAGGAGAACGGCGACCTGAACTTCTAG